From the genome of Brevinema andersonii, one region includes:
- a CDS encoding carbon starvation CstA family protein, with product MTLFFLGIAVLLVGFLIYGSIVEKVLAPTDAPTPAVALADGVDYVKLPVWRIFMIQFLNIAGLGPIYGAISGALFGPAAFLWIAFGCIFAGAVHDYIVGMTSIRNNGMSVGELVGRYLGPVPLVVMRGFSLVLLMLLAVIFAKGPASILQNLVSSFVDLPSWMNTTTFFYAILCYYFIAAFLPIDKIIAPLYPIFGAILIFTAIALIVQVIAKGYSIPFEGFANMHPEGTAIFPFLFLTISCGACSGFHATQTPMMARCVANEKQARFAFYGAMILEGILAMIWATVPMAFFSGWLAAQGLDSGAVATASAMLQAGSLNNPGAIVNTVSLSLLGVFGGFLAVLGVVVCPITSGDTCFRSMRLTIADSLHLPQSSFKNRLVVLLPLMGLGILLNYVDFGVLWRYFAWSNQTLAAFALWMGTGYFAHTGQVSKHYMTTIPAAFMTAVCVAYILVAPIGFNLPQPLSRNIGIFVGFASLAVAHIMVDWKSKKESRTPLSA from the coding sequence ATGACTCTTTTTTTCTTGGGCATTGCTGTGCTGCTGGTAGGTTTTTTAATTTACGGCTCGATTGTCGAAAAAGTACTCGCGCCAACCGACGCTCCCACTCCAGCAGTTGCACTAGCTGACGGTGTTGATTATGTCAAACTGCCTGTATGGCGTATTTTCATGATCCAATTCTTAAATATTGCCGGGTTAGGGCCGATTTATGGAGCTATTTCCGGTGCATTGTTTGGTCCTGCAGCGTTTTTATGGATTGCATTTGGCTGTATTTTTGCAGGAGCTGTTCACGACTATATTGTTGGTATGACCTCCATACGCAACAACGGTATGTCTGTCGGTGAACTTGTCGGCCGCTATCTCGGACCAGTACCACTTGTCGTAATGCGCGGATTTTCTTTGGTTCTGTTGATGTTATTAGCTGTCATTTTTGCTAAAGGTCCTGCTTCCATTCTGCAAAATCTCGTTTCCAGTTTCGTTGACCTTCCTTCTTGGATGAATACCACTACTTTCTTCTATGCTATTTTATGTTATTATTTTATTGCTGCTTTTCTTCCCATCGATAAAATTATTGCTCCTCTCTATCCGATTTTCGGAGCTATCTTGATTTTTACAGCTATTGCCTTGATTGTCCAGGTGATTGCTAAAGGATATTCTATTCCATTTGAAGGTTTTGCCAACATGCATCCTGAAGGTACAGCAATTTTTCCATTTCTTTTTCTAACGATTTCGTGTGGTGCGTGTAGTGGGTTTCATGCTACCCAAACACCAATGATGGCGCGTTGTGTTGCTAACGAAAAACAAGCTCGTTTTGCATTTTATGGGGCGATGATTTTGGAAGGAATTTTAGCAATGATTTGGGCTACGGTTCCGATGGCGTTTTTCTCGGGATGGTTGGCGGCTCAAGGTTTGGATTCAGGGGCGGTAGCTACAGCAAGCGCTATGCTTCAAGCCGGCTCGCTTAACAATCCTGGCGCGATCGTCAATACCGTTTCTTTAAGCCTTTTAGGAGTTTTTGGAGGGTTTCTGGCTGTTTTAGGGGTTGTTGTCTGCCCAATTACTAGTGGTGATACCTGTTTCCGTTCTATGCGTCTCACTATTGCAGATAGCCTTCATTTACCTCAATCTTCCTTCAAAAATAGACTAGTTGTTCTGCTTCCTCTGATGGGATTAGGAATACTTTTAAATTATGTCGACTTTGGCGTATTGTGGCGCTATTTTGCCTGGTCCAATCAAACTCTAGCAGCTTTTGCGTTATGGATGGGTACAGGATACTTTGCGCATACTGGGCAGGTTTCCAAGCACTACATGACTACAATTCCAGCAGCGTTTATGACAGCGGTTTGTGTGGCTTACATTTTGGTGGCACCGATCGGGTTCAATTTGCCGCAGCCTTTATCCAGAAATATCGGTATTTTTGTCGGTTTTGCTAGCTTGGCTGTAGCGCATATCATGGTTGATTGGAAATCCAAAAAAGAAAGCAGAACACCTTTGTCTGCTTAG
- a CDS encoding ABC transporter ATP-binding protein, with protein MLDNTIRIKNITKSYNEHLVLDDISLDINSGEFFSLLGPSGCGKTTLLRIIGGFIQADKGLVYLGNKEMTLTPPNNRPVNTIFQKYALFPHMTVYDNIAFSFNVKGKKASSFHDKILEYAKLARLETHLNKYPAQLSGGQQQRVAIARALANEPRVLLLDEPLSALDAKLRQHMLLELDRIHDEVGITFILVTHDQEEALSVSDRIAVMNEGQVLQVGTPIELYETPATRFVADFIGENNFIQGCVTDILDKNHAKIISDIGEIIIELDKKANPGQTVILSIRPEKIEVLKNKPELPNEWHNLIRGKIDDVIYSGFQSKYFLKMPGHHALIKAFEQHDIFFQDGTEVVHWDEEAWFLWDADDSYIVEVLD; from the coding sequence ATGTTAGATAACACTATTAGAATAAAAAATATCACTAAATCCTATAACGAACATCTGGTTTTAGATGATATCTCGCTTGACATTAATTCAGGCGAATTTTTTTCTCTACTAGGCCCCTCAGGCTGTGGGAAAACTACATTACTACGTATTATCGGAGGCTTCATCCAAGCAGATAAAGGTCTGGTATACCTTGGAAACAAAGAGATGACACTCACTCCACCTAACAATCGGCCCGTAAACACCATATTTCAAAAATATGCTCTTTTTCCTCACATGACTGTATACGATAATATTGCATTTTCTTTCAATGTAAAAGGAAAAAAAGCATCGTCATTCCACGATAAAATACTGGAATATGCCAAACTTGCCCGACTGGAAACCCATCTAAATAAATATCCTGCACAATTGTCGGGAGGGCAACAGCAACGGGTTGCGATTGCACGGGCACTTGCCAACGAACCGCGGGTACTTTTATTGGATGAACCACTTTCAGCACTCGACGCTAAACTCCGCCAGCATATGCTCCTCGAGCTCGACCGTATTCATGACGAAGTAGGAATTACATTCATCTTGGTGACACACGACCAGGAAGAAGCATTAAGCGTTTCTGATCGCATTGCTGTTATGAACGAAGGTCAAGTGCTTCAAGTAGGCACTCCGATCGAGCTGTACGAGACACCTGCGACACGCTTTGTGGCCGATTTTATCGGGGAAAATAACTTCATTCAAGGTTGCGTTACTGATATTCTCGATAAAAATCATGCAAAAATTATATCTGATATCGGAGAAATCATCATCGAACTCGATAAAAAAGCCAATCCTGGTCAGACAGTTATTTTGTCGATAAGGCCTGAAAAAATCGAAGTTCTCAAAAATAAACCCGAACTCCCTAACGAATGGCACAACCTAATCCGTGGAAAGATCGACGATGTTATTTATTCAGGCTTTCAAAGCAAATACTTCCTTAAAATGCCTGGTCATCATGCACTCATCAAAGCCTTCGAACAACATGATATCTTCTTCCAAGACGGCACGGAAGTTGTCCACTGGGACGAAGAAGCTTGGTTTTTATGGGATGCTGACGATTCTTATATTGTAGAGGTGTTAGATTAA
- a CDS encoding ABC transporter permease, producing the protein MQKLKVYASLYLGWMILFFIIPTILIFLVSFMENQSWTAITAVIRDFHPNVKNLGWQEAARDLFSSQVWSEMRFNFNAYKELIEPRVVITVVRTFFISIIAACVCVILSLPSAYFINQSPLKSFWLMLIAIPFWTNFLLRIYAWITVLGNNGIINSVFIKAGVVHKPIQLLYNNFSVIIISIYVALPFAIIPIFSAIEKFDFSLLEAAEDLGATPWQSFWNVFLPNIRNGILSASVFVFINTFGNYAVAKLVGGQSSYVLGTLVAHNATVGRNMPLAAAISSVISILALFLMFVNSAQKGAKYEI; encoded by the coding sequence ATGCAAAAATTAAAAGTATATGCATCACTTTACTTAGGTTGGATGATTTTATTTTTTATTATTCCTACGATACTTATTTTTTTGGTATCTTTCATGGAAAACCAGTCGTGGACTGCAATTACCGCTGTTATTCGGGATTTTCATCCTAATGTTAAAAACTTAGGTTGGCAGGAAGCAGCTCGCGATTTGTTTTCATCGCAGGTTTGGAGTGAAATGCGATTCAATTTTAATGCCTACAAAGAATTAATAGAACCACGTGTTGTTATTACAGTTGTAAGAACATTTTTTATTTCCATTATCGCTGCCTGTGTATGCGTTATTTTATCACTACCTTCGGCTTATTTTATCAACCAGTCACCTCTAAAAAGCTTCTGGTTGATGCTAATTGCCATACCGTTTTGGACAAATTTTCTTTTGAGAATCTATGCTTGGATTACCGTACTTGGCAACAATGGTATTATCAATTCTGTATTTATCAAGGCAGGAGTTGTCCACAAGCCTATCCAGCTTTTATATAATAATTTTTCTGTGATTATTATTTCTATTTATGTTGCACTGCCGTTTGCGATCATTCCGATTTTTTCTGCTATTGAAAAATTTGATTTTTCTTTGCTTGAGGCTGCAGAAGATCTTGGAGCAACACCATGGCAGAGTTTCTGGAACGTCTTTCTACCCAATATCAGAAACGGTATATTGTCTGCATCTGTGTTTGTATTTATCAATACATTCGGTAACTATGCAGTTGCCAAACTAGTCGGCGGACAAAGCTCATATGTACTGGGCACATTAGTTGCTCATAATGCTACAGTAGGTCGCAATATGCCATTAGCAGCTGCCATATCATCAGTTATCAGTATTTTAGCTTTGTTCTTGATGTTTGTCAATTCAGCACAAAAAGGAGCTAAATATGAAATCTAA
- a CDS encoding ABC transporter permease yields MKSKALNLIIFIFTMLTFYIPILTMIVFSINSGKSAVWEGFSLKWYLLLFSGSPKIWNALGNSILIGVLSSSASTLIGTLGAWAIWHRSLKWRKFLLSLSYMPLMLPDLIIGISLLTLFVMLSFPLGLGTIFIAHTTMNIPFSLLLILSVLEESDLSILEAAKDLGANEFQTWTKILLPVIAPGLTASFFLTLMLSLDDFAITFFVSGSGSTTLPMFVYSSIRFGVSPALNALSVLIVGVSLIVFSFNKKIGRMLIK; encoded by the coding sequence ATGAAATCTAAAGCACTTAATCTTATAATCTTCATTTTTACTATGCTTACTTTTTATATTCCCATCCTTACTATGATAGTATTTTCAATTAACAGCGGCAAATCAGCTGTATGGGAAGGATTTTCTTTAAAATGGTATTTATTATTATTTAGTGGCTCTCCCAAAATCTGGAATGCATTAGGAAATAGTATATTGATCGGTGTTTTATCATCCTCTGCATCTACTTTAATTGGCACGTTAGGAGCATGGGCTATCTGGCACAGGTCGCTGAAATGGCGTAAATTTCTTTTGTCATTATCCTATATGCCACTTATGCTGCCGGACCTCATTATTGGAATTTCTTTACTGACTTTATTTGTGATGCTTAGTTTTCCATTAGGTTTAGGTACCATATTTATTGCTCACACAACAATGAATATTCCGTTTTCGCTGTTGCTGATTCTATCGGTGCTGGAAGAAAGCGATTTATCGATCCTTGAAGCGGCAAAAGATCTTGGAGCCAATGAATTCCAAACATGGACAAAAATCTTATTGCCAGTGATTGCACCGGGATTGACAGCATCATTTTTTCTGACCTTGATGCTGTCATTAGATGATTTTGCGATTACATTCTTTGTTTCAGGTTCTGGATCGACAACACTGCCGATGTTTGTTTATTCTTCTATACGCTTTGGAGTATCACCAGCACTTAACGCGCTGTCAGTACTGATCGTCGGTGTTTCGCTGATTGTTTTTTCATTTAACAAAAAAATCGGGCGTATGCTCATAAAATAA
- a CDS encoding ABC transporter substrate-binding protein, with amino-acid sequence MSKKWLGICFFILSSCGSKQQILRIYNWIDYISPEIYKQFEQETGIRVLEDAVTSSEEIYAKVKAGASNFDLIVPSLNYATIMIEEDLIASVDKAAIPNITNVEPFILEELKTVDPGQDYIMPFVFGPTVIAYDTSVIQEPVKGFEIYENPNYKGRMMMLGEMREVMSSALLITGHQPGDYYPQAMNDAENLIKKWKQNILRFDSDSFQVAYANGEVDVVQGYIDTIWPSLGEERRKVTKFVIPDKGAMAWIDTFLVLKNAPNKDAAMKFINFIHRPDIYAKLADYWGINSINIPARSLMETQPLISYKEMKRTTLLKDIGNEALGVQSRVWENIQAK; translated from the coding sequence ATGTCAAAAAAATGGTTGGGAATATGTTTTTTCATTTTATCCTCGTGCGGCTCAAAGCAGCAAATATTGAGAATATATAACTGGATTGACTATATTTCTCCCGAAATCTACAAGCAGTTCGAACAGGAAACCGGTATCCGTGTTCTCGAAGATGCCGTCACCTCAAGCGAGGAAATTTATGCCAAAGTCAAAGCAGGAGCTTCGAATTTCGATCTGATCGTGCCGTCGCTTAATTATGCAACGATTATGATAGAAGAAGACTTGATAGCTTCAGTTGATAAAGCAGCTATACCAAACATAACTAATGTTGAACCCTTTATTTTAGAAGAACTAAAAACAGTTGATCCCGGACAGGATTATATTATGCCTTTTGTTTTTGGCCCAACGGTTATAGCATACGATACCTCAGTTATTCAAGAACCAGTCAAAGGATTTGAAATTTATGAAAATCCTAATTATAAAGGGCGCATGATGATGCTTGGTGAAATGCGCGAAGTTATGTCTTCAGCTCTGCTAATTACAGGACATCAGCCTGGTGATTACTATCCTCAAGCCATGAACGATGCAGAAAATTTAATAAAAAAGTGGAAGCAAAATATTTTACGTTTCGATTCAGATTCCTTTCAAGTGGCCTATGCCAACGGAGAAGTTGACGTCGTACAAGGATATATTGATACCATTTGGCCATCGCTTGGTGAAGAACGGCGCAAAGTAACAAAATTTGTCATTCCCGACAAAGGCGCAATGGCATGGATTGATACATTTTTAGTCCTAAAAAATGCTCCTAATAAAGATGCTGCTATGAAATTTATTAATTTTATCCACCGGCCTGATATTTATGCAAAACTAGCTGATTATTGGGGAATTAATTCCATTAATATACCAGCACGTTCTCTTATGGAAACTCAACCTCTGATATCTTATAAAGAGATGAAAAGAACGACTCTTCTGAAAGATATCGGTAATGAAGCCTTAGGCGTACAGTCGCGAGTATGGGAAAACATTCAAGCCAAATAA
- a CDS encoding superoxide dismutase family protein has protein sequence MKKIFFIILFVTVQCGTQQSLTAPIYQLTKTGTGQKVGSITVSQAGKEIAIKIVASNLPPGYHGFHLHETNTLTPSEKDGKIVVGGNAGGHWDPDNTGFHGGPDGNGHRGDLPQLEVNPDGSVSQTIKNKKITLNDIKGRSLMIHAHPDNFSDHPEPLGGSGARLYAAPF, from the coding sequence ATGAAAAAAATATTTTTTATCATTTTATTCGTAACAGTTCAATGCGGAACTCAACAGTCATTAACTGCACCCATATATCAATTGACAAAAACAGGTACAGGACAAAAAGTTGGTTCTATCACAGTTTCACAAGCAGGAAAAGAAATTGCCATTAAAATAGTTGCTTCGAACCTGCCTCCTGGGTATCATGGATTCCACTTACATGAAACCAATACATTAACACCTTCCGAAAAAGACGGAAAAATTGTTGTTGGAGGCAATGCAGGTGGACATTGGGATCCTGATAATACGGGATTTCATGGAGGGCCTGATGGTAACGGACATCGTGGAGATCTTCCGCAATTAGAAGTTAACCCTGATGGGTCTGTGAGCCAAACAATAAAAAATAAAAAAATCACCCTTAATGACATTAAAGGGCGCTCTCTTATGATTCATGCACATCCTGATAATTTTTCGGATCATCCGGAACCATTAGGAGGAAGTGGCGCTCGTTTGTATGCAGCACCTTTTTAA